The following nucleotide sequence is from Glycine max cultivar Williams 82 chromosome 9, Glycine_max_v4.0, whole genome shotgun sequence.
AATCATACAAACAGTTATCCAAATGTCTCCTAGCCATGAATGATTCTCTTCCTAGAACAATCATAGATTTTTAGACCTGACCAACCATTGAAAGAGGCTGTCTGGTTCCAGGTAAGACAACATTCCAAAGAGTCTTTTGGGTTTTTGAACCATGCATAAGAGGGTTTGATATTGTAAGCCAATTGTACAAGTTGATGGAACTTGGTTGTACAAAAAATACACTGGGACTTTATTGATCACTATGGCACAAGACGGGAACAAACACATCTTTTCAATTACCATTTTCATTGTTGAGGGTGAGACAACATAGGATTGGTTCttctttcttaaaaatttgagaGCACACATCACACCCTAACCAGAACTTTGTTTGATTTCAAACAGACACAAAACTATCAAGAGTGCCTACAATCGAGAGGACATGGGTAGGAGACAACAAAAAGTTCATGTGTATTGCATTAGACACATTGGACAAAATTCATGCAAAAGTATAAGAATGTTGGATGTGCAAGAAAGTTGTTAAAATGGGTAAGTAACACATTCATGTCAATTACATTTATCTATATCATATATGTAACAATGCTAACAATTCTTACACTATCCTCAACATACGTATTTACGGAGACGATGTTCATTCACCATTATAATGATCTCAAGTCAAATAATGTGGAGGCTGCATATTGGTTTAAACGcatcccaaagaaaaaatggACTCAAGCATTTGATGAAAGTCGATGATGGGAacacatgacaaccaaccttACTGAGTCTATCAATTCAATGCTGAAGGGTACACACTATTTACCAATAACCGCGATCATCAAAGAAACATGCAGGAAAGTTGCTATACTTTTCGCAAAGAGGGGGATGGAAGCACATCCAATAATAACATCTGACCAAGAATTTCGAGAACTTGTCAACAAGTCTCTCATTGACGTTGTGGCAAAATCTGTCACTCATCATGTCCTATGatcactaaaataaattttttactatGACTGAAACAATAAACCCAAGCGAGTTTGGCCGACCTCCTGGGAGATTCAGGGTCTACTTAGAAACGCAAAAGTGTAATTTTAGACATTTTACTTGCATTGCCATCATGTCATTGCTGCTTGTGCATATGTTCGCGTAGATCACAGGTCATACATGTCTCCCATATACAGGTTGCAAAATGTTTTCAATGTGTACAACCATTCATTCGAGATACTTCCCGACGAATCATTGTGGTCATAAAATCTTGGAGATGAATGTTGTCATGATCCAGACAATTGGAGAAATCCTTGTAGTTGTCCAAAACAAGCCGCATACGCACCGAGATGGATATGAGAAAAAGGGGTCAGCCAAAAAGATGTAGTATAAGTTGAACCATTGACCATTCTAAAAACAAGTGTCCTAACAGATCAGAAGGAGCTTAAAGTCAACCACAAtaaattctcttgtgttattgtattttatgcttttattgttgtattgtatgtttttcctttcttttattttacgaATTATCTTTTAAGTTCAACCgtaatgtcttttttttattaatagtagTAATTctaatttacattaatttttattatttaatatgatatattaactcataattaactaattatattagaaaaggATTTTACTAAatctaaaagttaatttttacaatttccTAACACAATTTTAAAGCTTTTCTAAATTGATTAGTTAAGAAAGTTATAATGTTGCATTCATCAACATGAAAACAATGCAAATGATGCATTGTTCGTACGAAATAAACTCATATTGATATgcaaaaatatacaataaaaaaccatcaaaaaactattaaaggataaaacataattttttgcattttcatacattttttttcaagtctTTTTAAATCGAGTCAAGATGTGAAACTTATACCATTagattcatttacataaaaacTATCAAACCTAACTATTTTTCAAACCAtaaaacatcatcaacattaaaaaaagcGCAAAAAGTTATCCCGAACAacatttaaactaaaattttaaaattattttactaagtcaaatttcacaattaaaaattcaaaatgaatgttttcaaatgtatacgacaaaaaaattgttaaaaaatatttttctatttaattttttaaaatattttttttaaaaaaaacactttaagaatttaattttttacaaaccgaatttttcactattttttaaaGCAGTACAAAAAAACTAGTGTGAATTTGGGTTCCTCCAACCCAATTCACACCTTAAAATAAAAGGGGGTATTTGGGTACATAATTTAGAAAGAGGGGTATTACGGATTACGGAGTATAATTATTGAAAGGCATCCGGCAGTAAAAATCTTTATTTGTGCTACTGGAAATCCTAAAAGCACACCCCCTTAAACTATCTCTGTTTATTTCTTCactcccttttttcttcttcaagggCAATGGACAGTGGAGGACACTACAACCCCCGCACCGTCGAAGAGGTTTTCCGGGACTTCAAGGGCCGCCGGGCTGGCATGATCAAAGCCCTCACCACTGGttactctctctttctctctaaattttcttctttctttttcttttttttttaaattctactcactaaagtttatttatttataattttttttttttgcagatgtTGAGGAATTTTACCAGCAGTGTGATCCTGGTTAGGGTTTGgccctttcttcttttttttttttttgtgttttgactCTCCAATTGTGATTCTGTTTTAtcgttgtttttttgttttgtttgtttcaagtGTTCGGTGTCTGTGATTTCTTCTGTGACAGTTGCTTACTCATTTTACTGCATTGTGTGTGAGTCATGAAAATTggccctttctttttctttttttttttaaattttaatgaccATGAAGCGTGAAATAGCAAATTGAGCCgttgaagaaatttttttagcgcttttgtgattttgattaacCTTGCTGTTGGGGATGGTGCGTTGTAGCTTTGTTGGGTGGACTTGTTATGCATTTTTCTTTGGTCTTTATGGATGAGGTTCTTGTGATTTTGAATAAATGGTTTGCTTCTTCTGATCTATGGTCTTAGATATATTTTGTGTTCTGAATTCTGATTGTATTAAACTATTTTGATTACCAAGGGGTCTAGATTATTTGGGCTTTTTTGGGGAGTCTGATTacaacctcttttttttttttttcttttttctcttagcAACCCCTTTCgcgtttttgtaattttttctgACAAAAATCCTCTTCCTGGGACAATTTTTGGAATCTATAGAAATTCCAGAATTTAATTTTCCAGGTTCATCAAACTAATTTCCGGTtaacttttgttgttgttgctgctccTTTTTCCAACCATAGATGGGATCTTACTTCTTAGTTTGAGTGACATCCTTGTTTTATGACTTTTGTCACTTACAATACATATTCTTTTTGGTAGTATACATGGGTTTGTCTAGAAGTTCCCCATTCTATGATATTTTACAGATTTTGAATCAACCATATGTGGTGAATGAAGATTTTGGTttgggattttgaaagttttgaAGAACTGGATTTTGTATTTCTCTTGTTTGCTTTCAATAAGTGAGACTAATTCCTTAACATGTgttgtattatttgttttaatagcTAGAGCCTACAGCTAATTATattctttgttgttttctttcttacttAGTTAGCAGCATCGTTGTCTTGGTAATATTCAAGTTAAAATTAGATGttgaatttcttttcttttcttttcattatagTATTTAGTATTTTTGCATGTATCTCAAAAATCTAATTTGCAATTTGTGGTATATTAAACAAGTTtacattgtaaaatttattgatGCTTTATTTGTTTACCTGTTGTACATCAGAAAAGGAGAATTTATGTCTGTATGGATTCCCCACTGAACAATGGGAAGTAAATTTGCCTGCTGAAGAAGTTCCCCCAGAACTTCCCGAGCCAGCACTGGGCATAAATTTTGCTAGGGATGGGATGCAAGAAAAGGACTGGCTATCTTTAGTTGCTGTACACAGTGATGCATGGCTACAATCAGTGGCTTTCTACTTTGGGGCAAGATTTGGTTTTGATAAAGCTGACAGGTATAATAGTTCTTTTCTCCAATCCTTTATTATCTTATACTCTCTGGAATTGTTTCAGGTGTTCAATGAGAACATGTTTTGAATGCATGCCATTGCCTTTTTCTTCTGAACTCATGTTTTTTATGTGGCAGTATTGATTTATGTGTCTGCATAGTGTTTTCCGTAGAGATTTAGttaatggaaaaatattttaacatggaCTCTTCATTTGTATCAATGGAGTATGTCTTCTGATTGTTTTTTTGACTTAAATTATGGTGcctaaataagcatatactCCCTCCGTTCCTAATTATAAGATCGAAGTTTGAAATGatgtttgttcctttttataagactCAATCTATAATGTTcactacattaattatttatagacTAGAAATACCCCTAattaaaagaagagagaaataataatgacaaggataattttggaaaaaattataaactaagaCAAATTTATTACTATCAACTAATTTAACCACTTTTCTTAATCTTGATGAATTTGGTAATTGAGTCTTATAAATAGGAACAGAGAGAGTATTTTATATGGAAAAAGTTTCAGTCAACACAAACCATCATGAGATGTCTACCACTTGTAGGTTAGAGCTTTGCTTTATTTATGCAATTTTACCAATTGCTAAAGGAAAAGCACAACTGAAAAAAGCATAAGCAAGTCGCTTTTCTTATGCCCTGTGTCATTCATTATCTTTCCTTTGCTTATACTGGATCAAAATGGTTTTTGCAATTGATCTATTTCATCAACAATTCAATGTTTTTTGCATACTTGTCTGTCACGTGTACTCATCAGGAAAGAATGATATCTCCTTAAGAATTTACATTTAAGATTCCAAGCTTTTCTCTTTATGGAAAAAGGGGGTTTGGCACTTTGCATTGTTTACATTGGTCTACAACAAGCTGCTGACAGTAAAAATTCCGTATACATGCCCCTCATGACTAGTTAGCAGtgaaatatatgtatgtgtgttggAATACAGAATTGTATGTGATGATGCATGTAAAAATTAgcatgatgaaaaaaaatgttcattcaAAGCAAATATACTTGTGATATCCTGATCAGTGACAACATGGAATTCTTTGTGCAGAAAGCGCCTGTTCACTATGATTAATGATTTGCCTACAATATTTGAGGTTGTAACTGGATCTGCAAAGAAACAGACAAAGGAGAAGTCATCAGAGAACAATGGCAACAAATCAAAGTCCAGTTCAAAAGGGGTAAGAAAAACATCTTGTTACATCTGCACATCCTTGTATTTTTCtgggtttttttaaaatcatttttaatatcataattgtacTATTTATTGCTCATGCTCTTGTCACTATTGAAGGTCCATATATTTGGTCTGAGTAGAAGTGGGAAATGTCTTATTATCATAATATGCTAAATAGGGTTGACATGCTGTTTACTTGTTAATTTATTTCCTTCATGAAATGTCATTTTTACATAATTGTCTGCTCTatggaacaaaataaaaatagcgAGGATCTGAACCCCCAAAGTATTCAAAGCAAGTGAAGGATGAGGAGGAGGGATTGGACGAAGAAGACGATGACGAGCATGGGGAGACCTTGTGTGGAGCATGTGGGGAGAACTATGCatctgatgagttctggatttGTTGCGACATATGTGAGAAGTGGTTTCATGGCAAGTGTGTGAAGATCACTCCTGCCCGGGCTGAGCACATCAAACACTACAAGTGCCCCTCATGCAGCAATAAGAGACCAAGGCCTTGATATCATAGGGATGTGGGGTTAGTTATCACGGCCCTGTAAATCATGCTGGACTGCTAACTAGTTAGTGGCTTAGGCATTCTGTATTGTGCCATGTTGGTGCATCGTAGGTATTCACTAGTTTGGTCTTGTCAACTTCTTAATGTGGAtagaattatttaatatttgatggtTTCTGATTCTGAACGTCTCTAACATTTGTCCTGCATTGGGATATTTATGTTCTTAGTACCTGATAACATATTCGTGCAGCAGGCTTCATTTGTGCTTGGTATATATTCtcaattctcatttttttttttcatgtttgctaGCATGCTATAGATTTAGTGTGTTTGTTTTACCCTAATCACACATTATGAGGCATGTTGAACGTAATTTGTGAGAGAGAGCTTTGGTGTTCAATGTGGTTGAACATGAGAACAAACTCAGCCTTAGAATCTACATGTGTGGCAGCATAGCTTCCTCTCCAGCTTCGGAAAAATGATCCAAGTTGGCTTTAGGATTTTTAACAGACAAAATGCAGTCAGCATTTAAGCAGTATATCTAACTTACATGCTTCTAGCTTCTTTCTAGAAGCACTGATAAGCTATTTGATCATGTCAAATATATGGTAGTGCAGACTGCAGAGTGCTTTTGCTATTACTAGAATGAAGAGGAGAGGAATTGgtcaaaatcaaatgaaagacaacttgagaaaaaaaaaaaaaattcacgcCAATGGATTCAGTTTCGGAACAAGGGTATCATTGCACCAGATCTTGTAACCCTTATGAATGAAGACTATGGATTAGTATATACTCAAGAACACTAATATAATTAGAAGTTGATGCTTCATGCTCTGGCCAACAATGGTACCTTGGGGGTCGGTAGGGGAAGCCGGGTCAGCAAGAATGATGAGATTATGGTGCTGGGTAAGTATAAGAACAAGCAAACCATGCTACAAAAAATTACAGTGTTTGGATTGGGTGATTTAGGAGGGAGAGAAGTTGTGTGACTTTCAGTTGTTTGGTCTGAAGAGATAGGAAGAAGTTGCCAAATTTTGTGGATTCTATCATTTGAGAAATCTTTCTCCGTTTGCCATTATTAGTGATGATTTCTGGTGCGTCTCTCTTTTTCTTAgaaaacaatatattaaaacattaagtaatttttataatataaaaatattttaaaaataaataattgtgttaagaaaaaattcagtaaaagattacattttttaacgagtataaaaatacttttatataatgTATTTATTCTTTAACTCACCTTGTTACTCATCTAAACAGGTggagattatttttttcttcctaattTTATTCACTCAAATAACACATTTTACgctatttctatcttttttatttctttcatgtaCTTCACTTCTAATCCAAGCAGTAAGGTATATCAGCTGAATACTAATCACATCAAATAATGAAACCATGTTATGGACGACGGAACAAATCACACCAAACAAGCAATCCATAGTCTATATGGAAATCATGACAGATCAAGTCGAAATCCTAACCATAGAACAAAAAGGAAAGACAAGATCAACAATAAACGTACGTGTCACGATAAAGTGTTGAAAGAACCCACGAATATCCTATAGAATGGATtggtttctttttcttattaaacATTTGTAAGCCGGGAAAGTCATTCACACCACCAATGAAGGGATGCCTAGAAATGATCGTCAACTCATGACTTTCTTCATATATTGGAAATGATGGAGGTGTAATTTGTGCTACTTATTTGTGTCATGCGTTCAATCATATTTtcctaagatttttttaattaatttatatcattttagaaaaatgattaattttattagcAGTATTGAATTTATTagtaacttttattattttttagaattatccttaaaattattgggatttatctttctctttcaaCTTAATTACTCTCTACCTAATTAATGATTGTATGTTAGTGTTATTCTTCAATCcttataaaagagaaaatgcatttatctttttaatttatagtatttattgtaaagtaattaagggtattttggtaaaaaaaataattaatataaaatacaacttaaaaagagtcttataaaaatgaacaaataaatttgagaaaatttttttatatttaaggatGGAGGgaataaattgttattttcttgttCTTGCTAAGATGctatcaagactcaagattgaTCTCCAATAACCATACActctcaaattaatattttcttttcccttgACTTCTAATCAATATGTCAAATTCCTAAAGGCATTGAGTGTTCAACACTCAGTGAGTGAATAATCAGAGTATAAATAAAGTTAGAAGGATCCCTTTATTGGTAGTGTATCCCTTTATTTATAATAGTAAAGTTTGCTAGTTAGTGAAATAAGAGGTTTCCTAGTTGTGAGTTAGGTGatgtttgacaaaattaattaaaaaattagctgGAAACTAAAAagagttgaaagttgaaaaaaattatttaatagtttaaaaattaacttgttaAATTGTTTAGATATTGAAGTacctgaaaaatataaaatgacatattaaaaaggataataaagaaattcaataactattttaaagataaaaatggaaTAAGATGTAAAAAATTAGGAATAGTGTTTAAAAAAAACGCTAGAATCCactaaaaaaagatagaaactactttaaaaaaaacttttttatcaaacaaaactttttttagctggaaaaaaaatttaaaattaacttaattgacttgtcaattataataaaaaattaatattttaaaaaacagtacttcaaataacattttaaaaatcaaattttcagttaataacaaaaattaattaaaatatcttaccCAACGTAGTGTTAAAGTGGGATACATTGATGAGTGGTCGTTATCTCCATGCTGTCAAAGTATACAATAATTTTtcctgaaaaaaaaaggaaaagaaaatcctCAATTTGAATATCTCTGTTCGAATCGAGCTCTCGTCACTTCTCTAAAAGAAATACAAGTTACTTCTGAGAGTTCAGAGGCAAAGAGGGGTCTCTTCCGCGTTCTCTTCTCGCGTGTGATGGTGTTCTCTCTATCACCATCCCAAGAAATCTAAGACCGTTAGGGTTCCACACTCCACAATTGATTCGAATCGTTGTTGCGAAATCAATGGCGTCCGTGTACATACCGGTGCAGAATTCGGAGGAGGAGGTTAGGGTTGCTCTCGACCAGCTTCCGAGGGACGCCTCCGACATCCTCGACATCCTCAAGGCGGAACAAGCCCCTCTCGATCTCTGGCTCGTCATTGCGGTTCGTTTCGCGCTTTCAATTTACTAGTTTCATGAATAATAAATGAACATGCTCGAGTTTTGATTTCCTAGTTGCAACTGCGTGTGATGATTCTAGTGAATGAGATGGTCTAGCTCAGTTGATTGAGTATGGTgcgttagttttttttttttttttttgattggCAAATGTTAATCGTTaggttgttagtttttgttagcagGAGGATACAACCCTTGACCTTTCCTTCTTTCTTAAGCCAGCCAATCAAACTTATATCTCCCAGGGGTGCGTTAGTTGTTGTATATTCCGTGGTACCTGTGTTCGATTCCTATGGAAAAATTGCGTGTGATTCTGCGGTTTTGCTTATGCTCTCTCTGTGCGTGTTGTAACACGTGACAACGTTTAATTTCTGATGGGTGTTTGTAAGGCCtgtagaaataatttataattatatggcAAGTCAATGATGAGTTTAATTTCTACGCACcgactgtaaaaaaaaaaaattacattgttaACCGATTAAAAATCATGCTAGGTATGACTTTTTGAAAGTAGTTATTGTGAAAGTAAACAAACTTGCACACATGATGATTTCTGATTGATTGACAATGTAAAAACCCTTTACACCGTTAGGTCATATACTATTTAGTGCGTGTTTGTATAACTGTTTCACCATCCGTTACACGTGTTCCATGACACCAACAcacatgtttttaaaaaaaatgctggTTAAGTTTGGGAAAATGGTAACCCAAACACACTGTTACTCATTTATGATTGAGTAATAGTGTATTTTTATACAGACATATTGTATTCCCTATTTAAATGCACAGATTGCATATtatctgtttttgttttctttgcttTGATAATAATTGAACTCAACTGAACTTCTAATATCATGTATGTGTGCAGAGGGAGTACTTCAAGCAGGGAAAAATTGATCAATTTCGCCAGATTTTGGAGGAAGGGTCCAGTCCAGGTATACTTTCTTCATAGATTTTGGTACATATTCTATTCAGTTGTGTATGGGTTTGGTCTATTAACCTTATTGATTGATATTGATTATTAAGTTTTGTAAATTTAACTGCGCCTGATTGTTTTCAATGCATTTTGCAGAAATTGATGACTATTATGCTGATGTCAGATATGAGAGGATTGCTATCTTAAATGCCCTTGGAGCTTACTACAGCTACCTTGGAAAAATAGAGACgaaacaaagagaaaaggagGAGCATTTCATTTTGGCAACACAGTATTACAATAAAGCATCTAGGATTGACATGCACGAGCCCTCCACTTGGGTTGGGAAAGGTGActtttgcttatgtttttgTGAAGTATGtcttattaaaaatagattGTGGTCAGTAATTTCACAACAATGAAAATGATACCTGATTACCTATTAGAGTTATCTTGGATTGGGTTATAGCTAATTAGCTATGGCTTTAGGTAGCCTATAGACATCCTAGCAAAATATCCAATATCCCTTTTGTGGTTGATTCATAAAACTCAACTTTTTAGAATTTGGACTTTCTTCTTGATATTTTGAAAGGAGTTCATTTGATTATGTTTTATATCTCATCATATGGTCTTGTAAATCAATAAAAGGAATCAGAGAAGctccaatataaaaatattggaagGGAAAAAAACTTCGAAGATGAACCTGTTCCCATTTCGGCATATTGACTATTTAGAAACATCTATATTTTGGCTTTGCTGCTGAAACATGTTTGGTGTTTGAAATAAATTCAGggattattttgttatatttgtgcCTGATGGTATAGTTATTACCTTATATCTTGATAATATCTTACAAGTTACTATTAACTATATTTCTAAAACCTCATGTTTGTCGTATGTCATCAGATGAATGCATCATTCACTGaagatactaaaaaaaaattaatgtgtggTTACTTCTGACAGGTCAGCTTTTGCTAGCAAAGGGTGAAGTAGAACAGGCATCTGCTGCATTTAAGATTGTGTTAGATGGAGACCGTGATAATGTTCCTGCTCTTTTGGGCCAGGTAAAATAGTAGATATATTAAGTTTGTGTTTTCTCGTAAAAGATTTCAGCTTTTGTGATTGAAACACATAATTTCAAGAGTTGTGAGATGGTTACAAGTTGGTTTCTCTtcaatcaactattttttatttgaacaaaaaagtTCTTTGATTAAACAGATTCAACATTGAATACATGTTATAATCCCTTTATATACATCAGGAGTGGGTCAATTTGAgttgaaaagaaatcaaatGCCAAAGGATGTTCTTTTTGATTCCTTTGTTTAATCTCTGCCAAGTGCCAATGACATCTGTGGAACTTGCCCATTAGAAATTGACATTAAACTATTATTCTCAATTGCCATGAGTTGATTGCTTGAGGAGTGttcattcttttttcattaaccATGTTTAGAAGGATAGATTACTTTTATTGTTGAAGTAATCATAGAACATCCATCGGTTGTGATGTAGCCCGGTagacttgaatttttttcttttttaatgtttttgggACTAGTAGATTTTGATTTGATGCATTGAACATTCTTTGCACTTATCAATGTTAGGAGGCATTTGTTAGAATAAGGAGTTATTCAGGTTAGAGATTTTGTGAGAAATTAATTGAGTGATTTTCTATTATTCAATGAATGGTATAACAATTATGGTGTTGGGGATATTTATAGTTAGATCTAACCCAAGAGAGTCAAAACTAACTAAACCAACTCCCAACTAACTGAAAGTGATAGAGAGGAAATACATGTGTCCATAAGCAACTGAAACTAAAGCAGAATGTTCTCATGCCCCCCTCCCCCAAAGCCCAAGTTGGGTGAGTCATGAATGACATTAGGAAGCATATCCACATTGAGCTTGTCTCTGAGCTGGATAAATCTGGCAGGAGAAAGAGGCTTGGTTAGGAATCCGCCCAAAGAAAAGACCAAATGCCATATGTTTGGTACGGGCATGAAGGACAGGATTATGAGATAAGGAGACTGTGTTTTGATTGTCACAGAAAACAATTGGTTAGGATTattgaaataatctatttttttcagCTGTCCCAAACACACCCTTACAGGTTTAAGTTTCTGAGAGATTTTTTGATGAACATACAGAGTGGGGTTGTAAAGATCTTTGAACctaattgtttttcctttttccatAGTTAATTTTCGAATTTTCATCCTAGTCTTCATCTTGGTAGAACTTTTTATTCTTCCGTTTTTATCatatgtagtggttatgagatttGTCTTTCTTTATGGCTTTCCACGATTTCTCTAGGGGGTTCTTTGAGCTGATGCAATTTTGAATTTCTTGTAGTtctgtcttttctttttccttcgaCATAATTGCAATTCATCAGGGTAGCAATTGTTTttggtaaaattacaaaaagcaGGAATCTTGGAAGAGTGTAAAATGTTTACTCATGAATGAACAGGAAATATATTTTCCAATAATTCTAATTTCAGGGTCAATTGTGCTGGGTTGTGTCAAATCTCAATGCATTTTCATATTCTTATTACAGTGCTGCAAACTATTGAgtaaatatctatatttattggTCACTATATGCTAGGAATCTACATCTGCTGCATTTTTACTCAATTTGAAAATCACTTATTTTCATCTACTGTTATTCTGTTTGTTTCCAGAATGTGAATACGAAAATCTGGAGCCAATTTGAGGTGTCatttagtttcattttcatcATATATGTACTGCATTTCTTATAATATCTTCACTGAATATTTACAGGCATGTGTTGAGTTCAACCGCGGACGATATtctgattcacttgagttgtatAAGGTTCGTAGTATAGCTATATTCTTTGCTGGTGATGGATGATTGACAGTTTACATATGTCCAAATTTATCTATATGCATTCACATCCCATATCCGTATTGTCATTGAGGATTTACATAAAAATGCTAGACTATTACTATAGATTGTACTATTTTGG
It contains:
- the PHD6 gene encoding PHD finger protein GmPHD6, producing the protein MDSGGHYNPRTVEEVFRDFKGRRAGMIKALTTDVEEFYQQCDPEKENLCLYGFPTEQWEVNLPAEEVPPELPEPALGINFARDGMQEKDWLSLVAVHSDAWLQSVAFYFGARFGFDKADRKRLFTMINDLPTIFEVVTGSAKKQTKEKSSENNGNKSKSSSKGRGSEPPKYSKQVKDEEEGLDEEDDDEHGETLCGACGENYASDEFWICCDICEKWFHGKCVKITPARAEHIKHYKCPSCSNKRPRP